One genomic segment of Ricinus communis isolate WT05 ecotype wild-type chromosome 5, ASM1957865v1, whole genome shotgun sequence includes these proteins:
- the LOC8262012 gene encoding LOW QUALITY PROTEIN: probable zinc transporter 10 (The sequence of the model RefSeq protein was modified relative to this genomic sequence to represent the inferred CDS: inserted 1 base in 1 codon), translating to MSTFDKILRLISIFFIILSIFTSQSLSESDEKCETEEKECHDKTKALPLKIIAIASILVTSMIGVCCPLLTRSIPAPNPERNIFFIIKGFAAGIILATGFVHVLPDAFDMLSKSCLKDPWDDFPFAGFVSMLSSTLALMIIVYTARNAVSRQAQKEXIVQEDREMGTVIVGHGHVHGHHHESIAASDEQQLLRYRVIAMVLELGIIVHSVVIGLSLGASNNVCSIKSLVAALCFHQMFEGMGLGGCIVQANYKLLKKVMMTLFFIVTTPFGIVLGMLLTKVYKEDTPAASIIVGLLNSSSSGILIYMALVDLLSADFMSPKLQASIWLQAKSYTAVLLGVGAMSLMAKWA from the exons ATGTCTACTTTCGATAAAATTCTAAGGCTCATTTccatcttcttcatcatccTCTCCATCTTCACATCTCAATCTCTATCTGAATCCGACGAAAAATGCGAAACAGAGGAAAAGGAATGCCATGACAAAACGAAAGCTTTGCCTCTAAAAATTATAGCCATTGCTTCAATCTTGGTCACTAGCATGATAGGTGTATGCTGTCCTCTTTTGACACGTTCAATTCCAGCTCCAAATCCAGAAagaaacatattttttataattaagggaTTTGCAGCTGGTATCATTCTTGCTACTGGTTTTGTCCATGTCTTACCAGATGCTTTCGACATGTTATCGAAGAGTTGCTTGAAAGATCCATGGGATGATTTCCCCTTTGCTGGATTTGTGTCGATGTTATCATCTACGCTAGCACTGATGATAATAGTATATACAGCAAGAAATGCAGTATCGAGGCAAgcccaaaaag aaattgtTCAGGAAGATCGAGAGATGGGTACGGTAATCGTGGGGCATGGACATGTTCACGGTCACCATCACGAGTCAATAGCTGCAAGTGATGAACAACAACTTCTTCGTTACCGGGTTATTGCCATG GTACTAGAGCTGGGCATCATAGTTCATTCAGTCGTAATAGGTCTCTCTCTAGGAGCCTCCAACAACGTCTGTTCAATAAAAAGTCTGGTGGCTGCTCTTTGCTTCCATCAAATGTTTGAAGGAATGGGCCTTGGTGGTTGCATTGTCCAG GCCAATTATAAGCTCTTGAAGAAGGTGATGATGACTCTTTTCTTCATAGTAACGACACCATTTGGAATAGTACTTGGGATGCTGTTGACAAAAGTATACAAGGAAGACACCCCTGCTGCTTCAATAATTGTTGGTTTACTTAATTCATCGTCTTCAGGAATTTTAATATACATGGCCTTGGTCGATCTTCTTTCTGCTGATTTTATGTCTCCAAAGCTTCAAGCTAGCATTTGGCTTCAGGCTAAATCTTATACTGCTGTTCTTCTTGGTGTTGGTGCAATGTCTCTTATGGCTAAGTGGGCCTGA
- the LOC8262013 gene encoding receptor-like protein kinase FERONIA, whose product MHSNRHSAVFRRTMNILSNSVLQPAFSFFFFLLLHHVKITVSYIPSDSILSNCGSSGITLSPDGRNWTGDFNSKSGPVETSNGKSVAATASSQGSDVNYVPYMTARISESQFMYTFPVTAGQKLIRLYFYSASYEQGGFERFRDFFDVKVGPFTLLRNFSASLYAEARKIKSFLKEFCLNVKDDQQLSLTFSPVPISNSIDSYAFINGIEILSMPSNLYYTPKDGLGLSFIGEREKFSITNDTVLEKMYRLNVGGNTLSSRADTGMYRVWESDSPYIYCDSLINNEPSLSLNYSRIPNYTAPDDVYLSARQMDSGTTNLTWIVPVDQGFRYLVRLHFCEFVLMIKVNERRFNIFIDNQTAELGFDVLESSGANRTPIYNDYILKAGNKRGTAADDYKLFITLRPNASSVYLDSFLNGMEIFKLNDSDGNLGGPNPLVAVPSPPAIAPVQPSQRTNKSHLKKTLLIAVTGSVIGLLIILSLLAFMVIWRLRKRKDHRHGSYYQSLSCCWGKNSSKGQSTRTKASSLPEKLCRHFSLLEIKVATDNFHESLIIGEGGFGKVYKGEMDDGAMVVAIKRLNPESRQGVQEFKTEIEMLSQLRHVHLVSLVGYCHEEGEMLLVYDYMINGTLRQHLYGTNNAPLPWKKRLEICVGAARGLHYLHAGVTHTIIHRDIKTTNILLDGNWVAKVSDFGLSKIGVNDTAVSTIVKGTWGYLDPEYARRHQLTEKSDVYSFGVMLLEVLCARKPLNQKLEEEEKNLACWARKCIENGTIHQIIDPYLMGNISPDCFNKFVEIAESCVRDKGTKRPSMHDVMEKLAFALELQEVADSEKKMNPGGDQYMYPLVSFRASRYTNIVGLDVSNSSGLKDLYTDVSRVSLTSVESSSTMHNHGFSKTSNSAKV is encoded by the coding sequence ATGCATAGTAACAGGCACTCAGCTGTTTTTCGCAGAACCATGAATATTCTCTCAAACTCGGTTCTACAACCTGccttctcctttttcttctttctcctaCTGCATCACGTCAAGATTACTGTTTCTTACATCCCCAGTGATTCCATCCTTTCCAACTGTGGCTCCTCAGGTATCACTCTCTCACCTGATGGCCGCAACTGGACTGGTGATTTCAACTCCAAATCTGGTCCGGTGGAGACATCTAATGGCAAATCAGTAGCTGCTACAGCCTCTAGCCAAGGCAGCGATGTTAACTATGTTCCTTACATGACTGCTCGCATCTCTGAATCCCAGTTCATGTACACTTTTCCAGTCACCGCCGGCCAGAAACTGATTAGACTCTACTTCTATTCTGCTTCATACGAGCAAGGTGGTTTTGAAAGATTTCGGGATTTCTTTGATGTCAAAGTAGGGCCTTTTACTTTACTCAGGAATTTCAGTGCTTCCCTTTATGCTGAAGCTCGGAAAATCAAGTCTTTCCTTAAAGAATTTTGCCTGAATGTTAAAGATGACCAGCAACTGAGTTTAACTTTCTCTCCTGTCCCAATTAGCAACTCAATTGATTCGTATGCTTTCATCAACGGGATAGAGATTTTGTCTATGCCATCCAATCTTTACTATACGCCAAAAGACGGATTAGGCCTCAGTTTCATTGGTGAAAGGGAGAAGTTTTCTATCACAAATGATACCGTTTTAGAGAAGATGTATAGATTGAATGTTGGAGGCAACACTCTCTCGTCAAGAGCTGACACTGGTATGTACAGAGTATGGGAAAGTGACTCTCCTTATATTTATTGTGATAGTCTTATAAACAATGAGCCATCTTTGTCTCTTAATTATTCAAGAATTCCGAACTACACAGCACCTGATGATGTATACTTGTCCGCTCGGCAAATGGATAGCGGCACCACCAATTTAACTTGGATTGTGCCTGTCGATCAAGGATTTAGGTATCTTGTAAGGCTCCACTTCTGTGAATTTGTCTTAATGATTAAAGTCAATGAGAGGCGTTTCAACATCTTTATAGACAATCAGACTGCTGAATTGGGTTTTGACGTTCTTGAATCAAGTGGTGCTAACCGAACTCCCATATACAACGACTACATATTAAAAGCTGGGAACAAAAGAGGGACTGCTGCTGACGATTATAAGCTTTTCATAACTTTGAGGCCTAATGCGTCTAGTGTTTATCTGGATTCTTTCTTGAATGGTATGGAAATTTTCAAGTTAAATGACTCCGATGGCAACCTTGGCGGACCCAACCCTCTAGTGGCTGTCCCTTCACCACCCGCAATCGCACCGGTTCAACCATCACAAAGAACCAATAAGTCTCACCTGAAGAAAACACTGCTCATTGCAGTGACTGGGAGTGTGATTGGTCTGCTAATAATACTTTCTTTGTTGGCTTTCATGGTGATTTGGCGATTAAGAAAGAGGAAGGACCATCGCCATGGTTCTTATTACCAATCATTAAGCTGTTGTTGGGGGAAGAACTCTTCCAAAGGCCAGTCAACAAGGACTAAAGCTTCTTCACTACCAGAAAAACTGTGCCGCCACTTTTCACTGCTCGAGATTAAAGTTGCAACAGATAACTTTCATGAGAGCTTGATCATCGGAGAAGGTGGCTTTGGCAAAGTTTACAAGGGAGAAATGGACGATGGAGCCATGGTCGTTGCAATCAAGCGCTTGAATCCAGAGTCCAGACAAGGTGTTCAAGAATTCAAAACAGAGATTGAGATGCTATCTCAGCTCCGCCATGTGCATCTTGTATCTCTGGTTGGATATTGTCACGAAGAAGGAGAAATGCTCCTAGTCTATGACTACATGATCAATGGAACTCTTCGGCAGCATCTGTACGGAACTAACAACGCTCCACTTCCATGGAAGAAAAGGCTTGAGATATGCGTTGGCGCGGCACGTGGATTGCACTACCTACATGCTGGTGTAACGCATACAATCATCCACCGAGACATAAAGACCACCAATATCTTGTTAGACGGAAATTGGGTTGCTAAAGTTTCAGATTTTGGATTGTCTAAAATTGGTGTAAATGACACTGCTGTTAGCACCATAGTAAAGGGTACATGGGGTTATTTGGATCCTGAATACGCACGACGACATCAATTGACGGAAAAATCTGATGTATACTCATTTGGTGTGATGTTGTTAGAAGTGCTGTGCGCTCGAAAACCACTGAACCAAAAGTTGGAGGAGGAAGAGAAGAATCTAGCCTGTTGGGCAAGAAAATGTATCGAAAATGGAACCATTCATCAAATAATTGATCCATATCTAATGGGAAATATATCTCCTGATTGCTTTAATAAATTTGTAGAGATTGCAGAGAGTTGTGTTCGTGATAAAGGGACTAAAAGGCCATCTATGCATGATGTAATGGAGAAGCTTGCATTTGCACTGGAACTACAAGAAGTTGCAGATTCTGAGAAGAAAATGAATCCAGGTGGTGATCAATATATGTATCCACTTGTATCATTCCGTGCTTCTCGATACACCAACATAGTTGGTTTGGATGTAAGTAACTCAAGTGGCTTAAAAGATCTATACACAGATGTTAGTCGGGTGAGTTTAACTAGTGTTGAATCCAGTAGCACAATGCATAATCATGGCTTCTCCAAGACCTCCAACTCTGCTAAGGTTTAA